A window from Citrobacter amalonaticus encodes these proteins:
- the ilvN gene encoding acetolactate synthase small subunit: protein MQKQSHENVILELTVRNHPGVMTHVCGLFARRAFNVEGILCLPIQSSDKSRIWLLVNDDQRLEQMISQIDKLEDVVKVVRNQSDPTMFNKIAVFFE, encoded by the coding sequence ATGCAGAAACAATCACATGAGAACGTCATTCTGGAACTCACCGTCCGCAACCACCCAGGCGTGATGACCCACGTCTGTGGGCTGTTCGCCCGCCGTGCATTTAACGTTGAGGGGATCCTCTGTCTACCGATTCAGAGCAGCGACAAGAGCCGTATCTGGTTGCTGGTCAACGACGATCAGCGTCTGGAGCAGATGATCAGCCAAATCGATAAGCTGGAAGATGTGGTGAAAGTGGTGCGTAATCAGTCAGACCCCACAATGTTCAACAAAATTGCTGTGTTCTTTGAGTAA
- a CDS encoding DeoR family transcriptional regulator, which translates to METKQKERIRRLMELLKKTDRIHLKDAARMLEVSVMTIRRDLSQDDEPLPLTLLGGYIVMVSKPAAPAGAPLLAKKPHHRDDLPIAILAAGLVSENDLIFFDNGPEMPLVISMIPDEIAFTGICYSHQVFIALNEKPNATAILCGGTYRAKSDAFYDANNPSALDSLNPRKVFISASGVHEHFGVSWFNPDDLATKRKAMDRGLRKILLTRYALFDEVAPASIGPLSTFDVLICDRPLPADYVAHCRNGSVKVITPDSDGD; encoded by the coding sequence ATGGAAACCAAGCAAAAAGAACGTATTCGACGTCTGATGGAACTGTTGAAGAAGACCGATCGCATCCATCTGAAAGACGCCGCGCGGATGCTGGAAGTCTCCGTGATGACCATTCGCCGGGATCTCAGCCAGGATGACGAGCCGCTGCCCCTGACGCTGCTCGGCGGCTATATAGTGATGGTCAGTAAACCCGCCGCGCCAGCGGGTGCTCCCTTGCTGGCCAAAAAACCCCATCATCGCGACGATCTGCCCATCGCTATCCTGGCCGCCGGTCTGGTGAGCGAAAACGATCTGATCTTTTTTGATAATGGCCCGGAGATGCCGTTGGTGATCAGTATGATCCCGGATGAGATCGCCTTTACCGGGATCTGCTACTCGCACCAGGTCTTTATCGCGCTCAATGAAAAACCCAACGCCACGGCGATCCTCTGTGGTGGAACGTATCGGGCGAAGAGCGACGCCTTTTACGATGCGAATAACCCGTCGGCGCTGGATTCCCTGAATCCGCGAAAAGTCTTTATCTCCGCCAGCGGCGTACACGAGCACTTCGGCGTCAGTTGGTTTAACCCGGACGACCTCGCCACCAAGCGCAAAGCAATGGATCGCGGACTGCGTAAAATTTTACTGACGCGTTACGCCCTGTTCGATGAGGTCGCCCCCGCCAGCATTGGTCCGCTTTCCACCTTTGATGTCCTGATATGCGATCGTCCGCTACCGGCAGATTATGTCGCCCACTGCCGGAACGGTTCCGTCAAGGTGATTACCCCTGATTCAGACGGCGATTAA